DNA sequence from the Methylacidiphilum kamchatkense Kam1 genome:
TCGTTCTCAAGGTTTTTATTCGCAAGCATCTCTAGAATGATATCGACTCCTTGATTTTGGGTATATTCTAAAATTTTGTTAACGTACCCTTCTTCTCCATGGTTAAAAACCATTTCAGCCCCTATACCGAGCACTTGCTCTTTGCCTTTTGCCGTTCCTGCTGTAGCCAAAACTCGAAGCCCACGACTTTTGGCCCATTGTACAGCCGCAATCCCAACTCCACCACTCGCCCCATGAACTAAAACCGTTTGTCCAGCTTTAGCACCAGCACATTGGAACAATGCATGATAGGCAGTCGCATAAGGACTTCCAATGGCAGCGCCTTGAGCAAAAGATAAACCTTGAGGAAGTTCAAAGACGTGATCTTCAGGACAAACAATGTATTGGGCATAACTTCCTAAGACTCCTTGAAAGAAAACGGCTTGACCTTTATGAAATTTTGATACCCCTTCGCCAACTTCTTCAATAACACCGGCTCCGTCGATACCTGGTATAAACGGAAGGTTTGGTTGGTAACCAAAACTACCAGCCCTTAAATAGGTATCCACAGGATTGACTCCAGCTGCTTTCACTGCTATCAGAACCGAAGCTGGCTGTAGTTGAGGAATGAGAGTCTCTTTCAATTCAAGAACTTCAGGACCTCCAAAACGTGAGACAAGGATGGCTTTCATGATTTATCGACTGCAATAAAAAATGGCCAAAACCCCTATTTCTAATTGGCTAGCAGGCCTTTTAAAGACAAAAGATTTCTCATTTGCCGGCAAAATTCTGGAATATCCTTAGCGCCTAAAAGCGCAGAAACCATGACTATTCGATCAGCTCCAGCAGACAAAACCAAAGAAATATTTTCTTTATTTATCCCTCCGATAAAAAAAACCGGTTTTTTAATCCTCTCCTTGACAGCAGCTATCGATTCAATTCCAACAGGAAGATAATCAGGCTTGGTTGGTGTTTTAAAAATAGGCCCAAAGGCAATATAATCCACTGGCTCTTGGGCAGCAGTTAGAGCTTGAGAGAGCGTATGAGTCGATTTCCCGATTAAGAACTCCTCGCCTAAGTATTTTCTTGCCTGTTCAATTGGCATATCCTCTTGACCCAAATGCACTCCATCGGCCTCTATTTCCAAAGCTATATCCGGATAATCGTTGATTATAAAAAGAATCTCTTTCTCCACCAAGCTCGATTGTATTGCCCGGGCATGTTCTGCGATTTTCTTTTTTTCTAGATTCTTTGCTCGAAGCTGTAAAATGTCCACTCTCCCTTCAGCAAGTTGTTCGCTATAAGCTTTTAGTTTTTCAGCAGGAACATATCCCAGATCCAAAATCCCATAAAATCGTGCCTGACTTAAAAGAAATTTTTTTCTATAAATGTCCTGTTTCATTCAATCCTTCAATGCTCTTCCAGAGATTTTTTTGCAGCCAGAATTTTGTTGATAAGATTGGTCGTGTAATCGCCCCTTTTGAAATCTGTATTTTGAAAAACAGACTTGCCTATTGGAATGGTGGTTTTAACCCCTTCAATAATCGTTTCATTTAATGCTCTATTCATCCGAGCGATTGCTTCATCCCTGGAATTGCCAATGGCTATAATTTTGGCAAGCATAGAGTCGTAATAAGGAGAAATTTCAATTCCTTGATAAAGATGAGAATCGACGCGGATGCCAGGTCCACCAGGAAGATGTAGGAAATCTATTTTGCCTGCACTTGGACGAAAGTCTTGCAAGCCATCCTCTGAATTAACCCGAAACTCTATGGCATGTTTTTTAGGTTCGAGTTCTTCCCATTCTTTGCCTATAGAATAACCAGCAGCTACAAGGATCTGCTCTTTGACTAGATCAACACCATAGACTTCTTCCGTCACCGGATGTTCCACCTGAATCCTGCAATTCATTTCGATGAAATAAAAATTACCAGCTTTATCTACCAGATACTCTACTGTTCCTACCCCTTCATAATCGACTGATTCAGCAAGTCGGATGCTTGTCTTGCCCATTCTTTTTCTTAAGGCCGGATCCATAATAGGAGATGGAGATTCTTCGACAAGCTTTTGATTTCTTCGCTGAATGGAACAATCCCGTTCTCCAACATGAACAATTTTTCCTTTGGTATCAGCTAGAATTTGAAATTCTACATGTCGTGGATCTTCGATCAACTTTTCGATGTACAAGCTGCCATCTCCAAAAGATTTTTCTGCCTCAAGTTTTGCAGCGACAAACCCCTGAACTAAACTTACATCGTTATGCGCTATCCTCATCCCCCTTCCCCCTCCTCCTGCAACCGCTTTTATAATCACCGGATAGCCAATCTGATGGCTAATTTTCAAAGCTTCCTTTTCTGACTCCACAATGCCATCACTACCCGGTGCCACGGGCACGCCTACTTTTCTTGCATGAAACCGAGCCATGGCCTTATTCC
Encoded proteins:
- a CDS encoding NADPH:quinone reductase — its product is MKAILVSRFGGPEVLELKETLIPQLQPASVLIAVKAAGVNPVDTYLRAGSFGYQPNLPFIPGIDGAGVIEEVGEGVSKFHKGQAVFFQGVLGSYAQYIVCPEDHVFELPQGLSFAQGAAIGSPYATAYHALFQCAGAKAGQTVLVHGASGGVGIAAVQWAKSRGLRVLATAGTAKGKEQVLGIGAEMVFNHGEEGYVNKILEYTQNQGVDIILEMLANKNLENDFSLVTNYGKILVIGSRGKIEIDPRNILRKEISVIGVNLFLASSSQRKSIFAAIEAGLKNKSLWPIIRAEIPLEQAALAHKMIMQGGATGKIVLIL
- the accC gene encoding acetyl-CoA carboxylase biotin carboxylase subunit, with protein sequence MFNKILIANRGEIALRIIRACRDLGIKTLAVYSEADEKSLHVQQADEAICIGSGPSTESYLRMDRIISAAEIGDVDAIHPGYGFLAENPHFAEICANCNIKFIGPKATTLKKMGNKAMARFHARKVGVPVAPGSDGIVESEKEALKISHQIGYPVIIKAVAGGGGRGMRIAHNDVSLVQGFVAAKLEAEKSFGDGSLYIEKLIEDPRHVEFQILADTKGKIVHVGERDCSIQRRNQKLVEESPSPIMDPALRKRMGKTSIRLAESVDYEGVGTVEYLVDKAGNFYFIEMNCRIQVEHPVTEEVYGVDLVKEQILVAAGYSIGKEWEELEPKKHAIEFRVNSEDGLQDFRPSAGKIDFLHLPGGPGIRVDSHLYQGIEISPYYDSMLAKIIAIGNSRDEAIARMNRALNETIIEGVKTTIPIGKSVFQNTDFKRGDYTTNLINKILAAKKSLEEH
- the thiE gene encoding thiamine phosphate synthase, producing the protein MKQDIYRKKFLLSQARFYGILDLGYVPAEKLKAYSEQLAEGRVDILQLRAKNLEKKKIAEHARAIQSSLVEKEILFIINDYPDIALEIEADGVHLGQEDMPIEQARKYLGEEFLIGKSTHTLSQALTAAQEPVDYIAFGPIFKTPTKPDYLPVGIESIAAVKERIKKPVFFIGGINKENISLVLSAGADRIVMVSALLGAKDIPEFCRQMRNLLSLKGLLAN